The following are encoded together in the Cryptococcus neoformans var. neoformans JEC21 chromosome 9 sequence genome:
- a CDS encoding expressed protein translates to MNGISEQRSSPKTVFEDLRLSIDPTTIRLALGEKPVKSIDPDGTIAYDETKTPDAKLTEQLERIWNEYPNGLLELTERKLERLPPDEDAVKPQGEGVDEEKKRDPFSMMTYEEMEKLRSEIFLQLNDARNELWFVLELAKTLSSSSSFTTQPPPPPAALHQKKGKAKPAPPAPTTLPSIPGEPPILPPGTFSTTPSDFPIKPPHAQIYELERLLQAKRIALNECQGLIDGAVGELRLMAHAGDRFWKDIRNLKEGEGGRGQWAVVPKPDFGRVGGEGEKAKDVVIPYAIDEAPSGTRARCLAGFDLDPTKKDGLTFGDRHHLRLRATLRDDSGAVISSTPVKVEDQSDVRAMMEAAQMEAFDEDLFNEIRFAAARIPKNETEPQRVSFPVADKILSFELYDTRSLPSSPTSSICDIIVSSTRLSLLNIHRQRKINLVAPSQNFASPIPSILLPIIDTLRFRQLCSLVSSTLNGFDRTLRDAGLDSRMEKRMLKDGQDEIKEMRAVLLGKRGAEVLTGEYSLGIDDSYIITINISAPYNTIVYLSSISFPLANPDELSQVVSDDLSVQLLRLASRHLHGKLADEHKKGLYFDSLEEVIRIGETGLLRLSIPASFHTIYGSVESDWISVQAYDSRQSDITVFAWLDTVTHAIESSLSSNGSTTQVR, encoded by the exons ATGAACGGCATTTCGGAGCAAAGATCCTCACCAAAAACGGTATTTGAAGATCTTCGACTATCAATCGACCCAACCACTATCCGCCTTGCACTAGGTGAAAAACCTGTGAAATCCATTGATCCAGATGGAACTATTGCTTATGATGAGAC CAAAACACCTGACGCAAAGCTCACGGAGCAGCTGGAAAGAATATGGAACGAATACCCGAATGGCTTGCTTGAACTCACAGAACGAAAGCTCGAAAGATTGCCTCCCGATGAGGACGCAGTCAAGCCCCAAGGAGAGGGCGTtgacgaggaaaagaaacgCGATCCGTTCAGTATGATGACAtatgaagaaatggaaaagtTGAGGTCCGAGATATTTCTGCAACTTAA TGATGCTCGCAATGAACTCTGGTTCGTCCTTGAGCTCGCCAAAAcactttcatcatcttcctcgttcACTACCCagcctcctccgcctcctgcCGCACTCCATCAGAAGAAAGGCAAGGCCAAGCCAgctcctccagctccaaCTACCCTTCCGTCCATCCCCGGAGAGCCACCCATCCTACCTCCCGGAACATTCTCCACTACCCCATCTGATTTCCCCATTAAACCTCCTCACGCACAAATATACGAGCTAGAGCGGTTGCTTCAAGCGAAACGGATCGCATTAAACGAGTGTCAGGGGCTAATCGATGGAGCAGTAGGAGAGCTGAGGTTGATGGCTCATGCTGGTGATAGATTTTGGAAAGATATCAGGAATTTGAAagagggtgaaggagggagaggcCAGTGGGCGGTGGTGCCTAAGCCTGATTTTGGCAGAGtcggtggagaaggagaaaaggccaaggaTGTGGTCATTCCTTACGCAATCGATGAAG CGCCGAGTGGAACACGTGCAAGATGTCTTGCCGGTTTCGACCTGGACCCAACGAAGAAAGACGGCCTAACTTTTGGAGATCGCCATCATCTGCGGCTTCGAGCTACTCTCAGAGATGACTCTGGTGCGGTAATATCGTCAACCCCTGTGAAGGTCGAGGACCAGTCAGACGTACGAGCTATGATGGAGGCTGCGCAGATGGAAGCCTTCGATGAGGATCTTTTCAATGAA ATTCGTTTTGCGGCTGCTAGAATACCTAAGAACGAAACTGAACCACAACGCGTCTCTTTCCCTGTGGCCGACAAAATTCTCTCATTTGAGCTT TATGACACAAGGTCTCTGCCTTCCTCACCTACATCATCTATCTGTGATATCATAGTATCCTCCACCCGTCTTAGTCTCCTCAACATTCATAGACAACGCAAAATCAACCTCGTCGCACCTTCCCAAAATTTTGCATCCCCTATACCGTCCATCCTACTACCTATCATCGATACCTTACGCTTCAGACAGTTGTGTAGTTTGGTGAGCTCGACGTTGAATGGATTTGATAGGACGCTACGTGATGCGGGATTGGACtcgaggatggaaaagagaatgTTAAAGGATGGACAGGATGAAATAAAAGAAATGCGGGCGGTTTTGCTAGGTAAGAGAGGTGCGGAAGTCCTGACTGGAGAATATTCATTAGGGATTGATGACAG CTATATTATCACCATCAATATTTCTGCGCCTTACAACACCATTGTCTACCTTTCAAGcatttcctttcctctaGCAAACCCAGATGAGCTGTCACAAGTTGTGTCTGACGACCTTTCGGTTCAACTTCTTAGGCTTGCGTCCCGACACTTACATGGAAAACTTGCTGATGAACACAAGAAAGGGCTGTACTTTGATTCTTTGGAAGAAGTCATCAGGATTGGCGAGACTGGTTTGCTCAG ATTGTCAATACCAGCTTCTTTTCATACTATCTACGGTAGCGTTGAATCTGACTGGATCAGCGTCCAGGCGTACGACTCAAGACAGTCAGACATAACCGTCTTTGCGTGGCTGGATACAGTGACGCACGCGATTGAAAGTAGCTTGTCGAGCAATGGGTCAACTACGCAAGTTCGTTGA
- a CDS encoding protein serine/threonine kinase, putative, with protein sequence MDPPRASSTRSSSSSMPTSSSASASANKLKKFKLDPMSMLLPHERPGYRGSPAAGRSMPPLHPQFQLQSQPGSPAYFAMLQSQQVQQDSGTQRIGIQTRTTASVGEQGGKRGEGSGSQIPTQVPVGSQHPAQGVPLSPPASMASTPPSGSWEDSASQWSSMEGVVEGTPAPGQRSQPSRHYAPRMTQNTMRLEDWEIVETLGTGTFGRVLLVRQRPSYRPTPYHPIFPHLYRSRHPFSPSPSTTQKSDDHLPHFAMKVLRKSEIVRLKQVEHINSERIILERVRHPFIVELHATYQDQINVYMLLSYIPGGELFSHLRRAGRFSADVTRFYLASIVLAIEYLHSQNIIYRDLKPENLLLDRHGYLRIADFGFAKVVQDRTFTLCGTPEYLAPEIVLSQGHGKAVDWWALGILGFEMLAGYPPFFDDHPLGIYEKILRGDIAFPSHVDPYAKDLIRGFLTADRSKRLGNLRGGAKDVMGHPWFAGVDWRSLERKEIGAPIVPRVASMGDSQNFQRYPPPRPQDLPGVFGQTYNTSNDPCGELFSDFSFPGGGSERGSASESTEVLSRD encoded by the exons ATGGATCCACCCCGCGCATCCTCCACtcgctcttcatcctcctcaatgCCTACCTCAAGCAGCGCCTCGGCGTCCGCAAATAAGCTCAAAAAGTTTAAGCTTGATCCGATGTCAATGCTTTTACCTCATGAACGTCCAGGCTACCGTGGATCTCCTGCCGCCGGTCGAAGTATGCCTCCCCTACATCCTCAATTCCAACTGCAATCCCAACCCGGTTCACCGGCGTACTTTGCAATGTTGCAGAGCCAACAAGTACAACAGGATTCTGGGACACAAAGGATCGGGATTCAGACGCGGACGACAGCTAGTGTGGGTGAACAGGGTGGGAAGCGCGGAGAAGGCAGTGGCAGTCAGATTCCAA CCCAAGTTCCAGTTGGTTCGCAGCACCCAGCACAAGGTGTACCGTTATCGCCTCCTGCGTCAATGGCATCAACTCCACCGTCCGGGTCCTGGGAGGATTCCGCCTCCCAGTGGAGCTCAATGGAGGGTGTTGTCGAAGGCACGCCTGCACCCGGACAACGATCCCAGCCTAGTCGGCATTATGCCCCGCGAATGACTCAGAACACAATGAGGTTGGAAGATTGGGAAATCGTCGAGACTCTGGGTACTGGGACCTTTGGACGAGTCTTACTTGTTCGACAACGACCTTCTTATCGACCGACGCCATATCACCCCATTTTCCCCCATCTCTATCGCTCTCGCCATCCTTTCTCACCGTCACCCTCTACAACGCAAAAATCTGATGATCATCTCCCTCATTTCGCCATGAAAGTCCTTCGCAAGTCAGAAATTGTGAGGTTAAAGCAAGTGGAACACATCAACTCTGAGCGAATTATCCTTGAGCGTGTACGACATCCATTTATCGTCGAACTGCATGCCACCTACCAGGACCAGATCAATGTCTATATGCTCTTGTCTTACATTCCAGGTGGCGAACTCTTCTCACACCTTCGACGGGCCGGGCGATTCTCCGCCGACGTCACCAGGTTCTATCTCGCGTCTATCGTTCTTGCCATTGAATACCTCCATTCGCAAAACATTATCTACCGTGATCTTAAACCCGaaaatctccttctcgatcGTCACGGCTACCTCCGCATCGCGGATTTTGGCTTTGCCAAAGTGGTGCAAGACCGTACATTCACTTTATGTGGTACTCCGGAATATCTTGCTCCGGAGATCGTTCTCTCCCAAGGCCATGGCAAAGCTGTCgactggtgggctcttgGTATCCTCGGTTTTGAAATGCTTGCTGGTTATCCCCCTTTCTTTGATGATCATCCGCTCGGTATCTACGAAAAGATTCTCCGCGGAGATATTGCATTTCCTTCACATGTCGATCCTTATGCCAAAGATCTCATTAGGGGGTTTTTGACAGCGGATCGAAGTAAGAGGTTAGGCAACTTGAGGGGCGGGGCGAAGGATGTAATGGGACATCCGTGGTTTGCGGGTGTGGATTGGAGAAGCctagagaggaaggaaattgGAGCTCCGATCGTCCCTCGAGTGGCTAGCATGG GCGATTCACAGAATTTCCAGCGGTATCCACCTCCCCGACCACAAGACCTTCCGGGTGTATTTGGCCAAACGTACAACACATCGAACGATCCATGTGGCGAGCTATTTTCAGACTTCAGTTTCCCTGGAGGAGGGAGCGAGAGGGGGTCTGCGAGTGAATCTACTGAGGTCTTGAGTCGGGATTAG